Genomic segment of Apostichopus japonicus isolate 1M-3 chromosome 8, ASM3797524v1, whole genome shotgun sequence:
CTGTTAACCTCTCAATGATTACGATGGGAAATTCTTAATTTGAGATTACAAAACTGAGAAGAGCTACTTTTCAAATACACACACTTTCTGAACAATTGAGTGTTATATTGTAATTGATACATAATTGTTCCATTTAGTATTAACTTGACAGTCCAGTTGGTCGTAACTGATTGTCTATACGCAGATGTTCAACATCCGTCTTGTGCTCGACGTTTGAAATTTACTTACTGCATCCGAGATATGCAACCAAATTTGGAGAAGTGCCGGAAGAAGAGGATATTTTTCTCTATGTTTTGAAGTAACAGTCTGAAAGAAAGGAATGCAAAGATGCAAATGTTATACAACATGCCAAGACATAGCCAAATTTAggaatttgtttcaaaagtttatACCGTCAAAATTTACTGACATTCTACTCATTTTAACATCCATAAACAATTCTCAAAGCCAGCAAAAGATTTGTCTGTATCTGAGatgttaaatttttttttttttcaccttgaACCAAACACAATCTGTCAAACATAAAGGCAGGCTTCTACATAgtcttgtttttcatttgacTGCTAAAATAGAGCAAAATGTCTTCACTAGACCACAAAGTACATCAGTATATAAAAAGTGACCAGGCTTTTCGTTCCCAGTTAAATAACAGATGGTGAGGGAGGTATGAGTTATTTGATACATTTCAAAACGATGATACGAAGGAAAGATCTGCaagaaaaatgtcaaaggtGACTTACTGATTTGTCTTATATCCCTTAGACCAAATATACTGACAGAGGGCAGCAAACCCAATAAGCCTGACAAGGAAGTACTCCAACATCTGACAGCTTGGCCAACGGTTGGATCCTTGTAAGTTATCACTGCAGGGAAGAATAAAGCACATGGCAATTTATGTCCATTCTTTTGAGCATGCAAAATATCTTTCTAGTCTTGCATCAAAACGATGCTTTAACCTAGCCTTGGATTGGTCATAAATAGGGTTATGTTCCAGAGGATGCACACAGCTAGCAAGTGTAGGCTTATCTATATCAAGATCATTTCAATACACATATAAAGAGCATCAATAAATGACCTGAAACATTCTTTGCTTAACATATGACGAAAATAATAAATCGTTTACTGACGGGCAAgacaagatttatttcacagcTCATTTGGAGTACCATTTCAGATGGGTAAACTATAGGCCTTTCCTGGATGAAAACAGCCAGGTTTAGCCGGCCAGGGATCGAGCCCACCTACTTCCAACTTCTAGGTTTCATTACTTTTATAGCCACAAGTTTATCCAATTTACAATAGTACTGGTCTATTAGCACTTTTACCGTTGCAACATAATTAACATAATAACAACTTGGTAACTTTGATCACGAATATATTGAACAGTTTCAACATCAATACGTAGGCTGCAAAGCTCTTACAAGCGAAATAATCAAGTTTGCTGGCACAGTGGGTTATTGATGCTCCAGCAGGTGAaacttttcacaattttaacagaaaaaaatgacagaaaagagaaaaacatgGTTCATACAAAAAATCTTGCTGTAGTGCTTAAAATGTTTGTGGTTTGACATGTAAAGTTTGAAGTGTGCAAAGAAAATGTATCTTGTAGGATATTTGGTGCTGTGCACAATTTATTTCTTGACGTCAACACATGCCCAAATTATGACATTATCGTAAGGAGGAGTATACTCACTTATCAGTCAGCGGTTGCATAGCAGCAGTGATATCTTCAATCTTCATCTTTCTTAGACgatcaaaacaattcaaaatctaaatgagagagaaaaaaaacaagttagTCACTGtatgttattgttaatattacatGGATGATGGTTTCTTCCAGTGGTTCATACATGTAATAAATGCTTTTACCATATTTTCAAGAAGGAAGAACCATAAGGCAGTTATCATTACTCTTACAACATTGTGTTGTACAACGTACTCATGTAGTCTAATGAAAATTAATCCagtaaattttcttcaaataattCAATGTTCTTTTACTTGTCTGAATGTAACAAGCTCAAATGTCTTTTTTGATCAATGGCATTCCTCTAATTTTCATTGAAGGAAAAGGTAGTGCATCTGTGATTTATGCCATATTTCATAACTTTACCAGACTTTCAATGAGATGTTCTCCTGATAACTCAAATTATTATCTCTCTTTTTCTAGTTACTTCTCACCGCTTTACACTCACGAAACCATTTCATGTTCTTCTCAGATTCTTCACATTTGGAGAGAATTCGATGAAAGATCCAAGCTTCTTTCTGCATGACGTTGAGGAGTCTGAGCTCTGCTTTCATATCTGTAAGGATTGCCTGATACTTCTGAAGGGTAACTAAAAACATAAATGGAAATATATACTATTTGCATTTGAGGTACAGTAAATTGATCCCAGAGAAATCTGGGtggatgaaataaaaacaaaggcTATTTCACTGTTTGATCACAATATGTCAATCTCGGTTTCACTTCCACTGAATaggtttattattttattgggCATAAACAGTACCACAATATTAGCCTGGGCTATGCCTAGTCCTTATAAgtacagtactactagtagtactagtattacCGAAGTACACGCTGAGTAGCAACTAGCATATTAATGGCAGCAAGGTTGTGCTCGTTTTCATAATAAACTTCATgtagactaggcctaggcttagTTACGCAAAAATATTGAACTACACTAAGCGGGTGTTTAAAAAGCTTAGATCAAACACAAACCATTTTCACTGAGGGTAAATGACACAGGTAAATGGACGATTGGTGGACTCGTCAAATTCCTCTGATTCCAGATGGGGGTCGCCATCTTGCTTCAAAAGTTGAAGATATTCTTCAATGTAAACTCATTCATCATGTAATTCTGTATCTAACTTGGGCGGAGGGGCGacgtacggaagcgtagaagaaaCAAGTACATTGACGACGTACACACATTACAAAACGTCAAAAatctatatataaaaaagtgtTTTGCACACTTACTATAATCTATCCAAACCCGATAAAACTTTGGAAAACAGTAATagattttgacctttttttatACGCAACGTATATGGATGTAATGTGGTGTCCTTTTTACGCCACCGTGGTAAACGGTGAAGATCTGAGTAATACCCTAATTGTGTGCATAAATCTGAGCACATGGGGACCATGAGTGAGAAATATTAGAACCTTGCAAAATAGATGAAAGATCAAACCGACCATCCTACCTCCTCCCCTcccaaacaataataatgttATTAATTCTCAGAGGTGACCGTATGTACTTTCATAGCTTCTAAATTTAAAGAATAGTCATACTGTAATGAAAGCCATAGCCTACCATAAAGTAGAGAGTTTGGACTGGAATGCTGTGACGGCTTAAGTTCCGAAGTTATCATCATAGAGGTAGCCTTGAGTGTTATTCAATCACGTGACAGAGGTGATAATGTGGATGAACAATGGTCTTTATAGATTTGGAAATTGTACTCCAATTAACAGTCCATCGCCAAATTACATAGTACGCTGTACTTACGACATACGcgtttagtatgtttagttttaATCGTTTTCTTTGGTCATACGGTAACTCATGAAATCATCAATCGGGTAGCGAAGTAGCATTTAGCGTTCCTATATAGTGGTGTTTACTAGCATTCCTACATCCACTCAACATCCACCAAACTTGGATTTCTAGGTGATAATGATAGCATTAGTTTCATCACCGGTAGTAATATATTCTAGCTGGTGCGGTATTTTATATTCCGATTGGGGTCTTTGTTGCGCCGGTTACAACTTAATATTAACTATCAATTAGTTCAGATACTAATACACTGATATCGTTAGAGCAATTCTTCAAACTCGGCTTATATCCAAGGTGTTTTTTAATCGGCTCATGCATGTGTCTGATTAGTCACAACTTTCACTTCCTCCGTCATAACATACACCAGCTGAATGGTTCTGGTTCACAATCTCAAAATAACTGAATTCCATGCAGTAACTCATGCGATTATTCGTGTGAGGTCACTTCCCAAAGAACTTTTGTTCAAGTTCGGTCCTTTCATACATTTCGATAGCTTAACTAACTGTATAAGATGTAACGACGTAATGACAATTGTTTGCAAACGTACAAATAATTCGATTGGTATTCCCACATATGGATcttaccggggggggggggggaccgggggtgcggaggggggggggcaggagacATCTTCTTGTTCTTTCAATTCTTTACAACATGAGCTTATAGctatatacatttacatatagcAGAATAAAGGCGAGAGTGGTTAGAGGTTGAGGCTCGAGTCGCTATTCTGATTTCATTGCAAATATGAACCAAATAGCCTTTGTTAAATATAGTATCACAGAACCTTAAGAATATGCAATTCCAGCATGTTATGATTATAGAATATTTAGATGAAGTACATACTCTTCTATAACTGGTGATGTTACTGGGAAATTGCTTAACCATCATtccaaacacacatacacacccatgCAAACAAACTAATTTCTCTCAAGCAAAGGATTTAGTTTTTTATAgtgttttatttacttattctttatttatagttttttatttactttttctttatttttagttatttatttcaatatcagTCATCATCAAAAGCATTTTAGCAGTTTAGAAAGAATGTTTTTTAATAGTATTTTAGCAATTTGGAAATCTtgttttttataacattttgtttaaatatatagcAGACAAAAATTTAATTGAAGAAACGATTTTGTATAAAAGTTATTGTGAGGAAAAACAAGGTTTCTTCGAGATTCGGGTACCGGAGACCGTTTGGAAGACTTCCAGTGCCGGTGAGTTGTTCGGTTATCTCGGTGCGAAGGTCGTTACTGCGGTTGGCGGTTTCAACGATATGGTTATGTCGAAGAGGACGGATGATATAGTCAGTTGCCAGTGGTAACTCAAGGGTGCAGGCTCTATTTCTGTTTGGAACGTCATTAGCCTGTATCACTGCAGAGTCAAGGCTACCATCGCAGGATGGAAACAGTAACTCCAGGTGGTAGGAGTCGTCGTTAAATGGATCTTCGTCTTCATCAGTCGTTAAGCCGGTAGAATACTCAAAAGAGGAGTACTCAGTTGGCTGGTAGGTAGACCCGCCAGAGCTCATCAGAATGTCATGATTATTGACGTCATCGATGACGTCATCTTCACTACTGATCGATGAAGTAGACGAAGAGGATGCCAGGCTGGAGGTGATGTCACTGGATGAACTGCTCAGGCTGGAGATGGTTGAGATGTTCTCAAACCCGAATGGTAAATCCAATCTGCGAGGTTCATGGCTGTGTGGAATGTCGTACATCTGCGTGAATTCAGCGCTACCAAACGAGTTTGCAAATGGTAATTCAAGGTGGTAAGGATTACCGTAATGGGACACTTCATCTTCATCGGTCTCTGAGTCCCAGGATGCCTCAAAGTCAAATGGACTGCTTTCGTCTGCCTGTGACTGGGTGTTAGACCTGTCAGATGCAAATATATCATCAGCAAATGGATCCACGTAGTCCTCTTGAGTTAAAAGCGATGAAGAACTGGAGGGAGATACCAATCTGGAACTCGAGTCACTGGAGGGAGGCGATACAGTGCAGAAGTTATCAAACTCCAATGGTAAGTCAATGGCGTATGCTCCATTATTGCGTGGAATGTCGTTCTCTTGGATCGTAGAGTAGAGGCTATCATCGGATGATGGAAACAGTAGCTCGAGATGGTAGGAGTCATCTTCAAATGGATCTTCGTTTACTTCAGCCTCTGAGTAAAGGCTGTCAATTGCCATGACATCATCAACAGATGGTGCTATGTAGTCCTCTTGACTAATAATTGATGAAGACAGCAGGCTAGAACTCGAGTCACTGGAGGGAGGCGATACAGTGCAGAAGTTATCAAACTCCAATGGTAAGTCAATGGCGTATGCTCCATTATTGCGTGGAATGTCGTTCTCTTGGATCGTAGAGTAGAGGCTATCATCGGATGATGGAAACAGTAGCTCGAGATGGTAGGAGTCATCTTCAAATGGATCTTCGTTTGCTTCGGTCTCTGAGTAAAGGCTGTCAAATGCCATGACATCATCAACAGATGGTGCTGTGTAGTCCTCTTGACTGATAATTGATAAAGACAGCAGGCTGGAAGTCGAGCCACTGGAGGAAAGCGACAATCTTGAAGTGGTATCAGTAACCGATGGTAACACAAGAATGCGTGCTTCGTTTCTGTTTGGGCCGCCGTATTTCGTGCTCGTACCACCAAGGGTCGATTCATGGTTGGAAGCAGATGTAGAGGTACTGATCTCGTCTGGTCGGTTGTGTGCAGATCTCTTTCTATTATTCAAGCCGCAGATGACGTCTGGCGTGACAGTGAAGAATGACGAATGACACAGAACTGGGGGCAACCGACTGAAACTGCTGACTATGGGTGAAGATGACCGACTGGAGGTGGTAACAGTTGGTGAAGATAGCACACTAGAGGTTGTGACGATGGAGGTGGTGTAGACAGATGACGAAGACTCATGACGAAATACATCTTTGATACTCCTGGCACCATGGTCAATTGTTATTGTTGGTGAATAACGAGTTGGGTGTAGGAAACGTCTAGGAAACAATAGATAAGTAATATTTTACAATCGTTGAAAAGCTACACACTAATCGTTTGATAATACTGTAACATTTACTCAGTCTAAGATTCAGGGGGTGCCTAAATATTCCCTACAGAGGaatggtggtggtatggaaacaattCGGTTTGGATGGTTGTGTGTTAGTAGCGACGAGCTTTGAACCTCGCTATTACATGCAGagaatataacacatagataaacgagtaaagaacgAACTCTGAGATTTCGTAATCTATTACTACAATCAGCCacaatacatcggcacgaagccctcaataataaatagaaaacaTGTACTTAAACGAAAATGGTTACAAACGAGGTCTCGAGATTGATCCACCTTATATGATGGACAGACGTCACGTGATATGTATTACGTCACTGTCCACATGGAAAGCACATGTGGCTAAAAACGTTGACATGTAGCCTGaataaatagagggcgacatatatgATGACCAACGCCATCACACTACAATATGATTAATTTCTCCACCTAATTTAAGTTAAGTCCAGTTTAGAAAATTTACTGAGAGGGAGTTCCAtgaagggggagaggggggggggcatccttTTATCTTAATCTTTACATTTATAACTTCCCTGTTTCTCCCATATAGTTATCACAGTGGAACTATGATTAAGGTTCACATATTGGGAGGATAGAGAGGAATATTAGTAAGTCGTCTTTAATTTATACTTTGCAAGGAAAGAAAATGCCAATGAGTTGCTTGCAAATGTtagttattttgtttattttgtttgccaCTATTATTCATCATTGCATGGATTTACCTCTGCCGGATTTTATGACCGATGTTTTCTTCAAGTGCACGAGTGTCAAACGAGGTAGATCCCCATGGCAATAGCTGAACAGTTCTACATATCCTGTTCTGTTCGATGTTCTTGTCCTTAGGAATGCCACCGTCAGCTAAAGGGAGTTGAAAAGGAATATGTTTGTATAATCTGATTTTGTATCTGCAAATGAATAATTGGATGGAGAGGAATGGCCAAGATATAAAGTTAGCTTAAGACATGTAACGTAGACAGATTAGCTGCACTAACCGAAGTAACTAGACCGTGTAAAGAAATTCAACCAGTGATTATTTGGTTGGCCTCTTAATGAAGAATTCATTTACTTAAGTTTTGTTATTAACGAATATACTGACCAGCTTTGAAATAATTATGTGACATTGCCGGGAAGACGATAACTGCTGTTAACAATTAAGGAGGTATgatgtacatatataaacaattaaaGTTAAGATGATGGTTCTTCGCTTGCAAATCAACTTAACAACTGACTAAATTACACAATGAGGGTACCTATAATTCTACAGAAGTCGCAGCCTAAGAATAATTCTTACCATTATCATAGAGGGCGGGAAGGTGTTCATTTGGATCATGATTTCTGTTCGAGAGTCGCCTCATGTATGTATGCAGCACGGTCTGGATGATTATACCTGAAATAAAAGAACATAAATAATTAGAATAACAACTAATCAAGTTTAAATAGTTATGTAATTCAATGTGACAACAGTCTTATGATATTATGAGATGAAAACACCAAGACTTACCACAAGTAAGTACAAACAGCAAGGTGGTCATTTGAAGATCAGAGAGGGCGTCCTTCAGTCGATCATTCTTGGTAGTAGTTGGGCAAGTCATATTCCATTGATAATCCATTGAGTTCTCAGTTGGAATCTGCTCGAAGTAACTAAGCATACCGAAGAAGACTTGATAAACGAAGGAGATGAATTCTCTTTGAAAGACTAGCAACTCGTCCACCGCTGATGAAAGGATGTCAAAGATGTACTTCGTCCATGAATGTAGATCCACGAATGCTTCTCTACTTATTCGCTGGACTCGGTGGTTAACTTTGTGGTATTGGTCAATCATGCAGTAGACGAGGGATGATAAGAGGTGCTCAGTGTTTGCTCCAGTAGTCACATGATCACTCTCAAGCTCTGAATATTCATCGTCAATATTCGTCAGATTTGTGAGAGACAAGTTTCCTTTACTCTTTCTGTCGCTGTCGAGTCCGGAAGAGTCCATACAGTATTTGGTGTACCGATGCTGTGTTTGTGTGAACTGTGAGaagagaagataaaaaaaatctataaaaatatgaaagatgAAGCATATGTTCAAAATGCAAGCAcgcattattcatatatttaatacAACAACGCCACATGGGATTATCAATTAAAACATTGAGTACAAGGGCGAGGAAAGTGAGTATTTGTAGACACATCAAGGTAgtatcacatacacacacacaaactattTCTCTTCCTGATAACAGACAGACAGGTCTTGAAGCTCAACGTCAGATCATGCAGCAATTATAGATTCCTATCTTTTAGAAAACCAGAGATTATCTAAACGATGACCAAAAGAAGTCATTTATACAAAAATTTCCTTGTTAACTATAGACATGGAGATATTATCGGTAGGGTGAGATAGggaagtgtgggggggggtagggctTTAAGCCTTTTGgtttttcagtttcagtttattttattgttttgatgCTCCCAGGACAAGAAAAAATCATTACATAAGGTACGGAGAAAGGTAAGAAGGAATATGAAACAGTTGCCTAACCCTGTATAAGTCAACAAGATAAGAGTACTCAGTACTTAATGCTTTTTATAATTTCACGACAAAGACGCAAAACATTCTTAGTTTTAGTTTGAAAAGAGACTTTTATATGTGATGGGATTCAGCCTGTAGTACTGGATATATGAATATCTCTCTTGTCTGAAAATGCTGAGTATTCAAACACTAAATGGATTACATCAACCATTTTTCACTCCAAACATTTAAATTACTAATCCTTTCATGAAATACAAAGTTCTGGAATTTGCCGATAACTGAAAAAAGCGCATTGCGGTGTTATTACATAGTATAGTTGAACACATGCTTATGCGGCCAAACTTTTTAAATTTGCTCCGACTGAGCTATACAAAACGTGAAGTAGTACGATACTTATATTCATTTAGCTTATTGTATTTCACTTGACTTCTCTAATCGGCCGTTGTAAGTCACAATACGACATAATTAGTGACACTACATTTCAAGCGTATAGGAAACAAGCTCATTACTATATATCATTTGGACTAGAGTTCCTTTATGAAGGAACTCTAATTTGGACTGTCTGGACAAAGTGAATCTGTCTTTGGTCAAGTTTTTTTGTATTACATTTTGCTATCATTGATATGCGAAAACTTCTGGACTGTTTTTAATATGaatacttattttttttttgaaagaagttggagggggccgggggggggcgGGATAATAATTTTTAGCTATTGCGATATTCAAGATAATCACCTTTAAAATGTACCAAGCCTTTGCTCAATTAACTTggataaattgatgatgacgttgGCTCCTCAGTGCTTGACTTAATGTTACTGTTAATCCGCTGTTTCATAAATTCCAACAAGTCGCTTGTTTTTTCATATACTCCATTTAAAACAACAGAGCACACTCGGatacattcaacaccattttccactgacaaatttgttacacattaataacatgtgttgcatctgaggaactgatctTGTCATTTGTGTCTTAGACTACATTATCCAGTCACTCTAATGGTCATTCCTGAAAAATTAATCGTGTTATATGATACCACGTGGATTGATATCAGTGATGTTAAACGGTCCACATCATATCAACTAATAATTGTATGCTTTAAGTCTTAAGTTTCTGTAATTCCTTTTACACTATGTTAACCTTACTTAGCCTGGAACTCTCGATTACAACATTCTGTGAATTGAATACCATACGTTTGCGTTTGTTTGTGCGATATAGTCGAGACTGAAATGGTCTTGATAcggaatattgatatgaatgcgTCCATTAGCCTTTATGATAGTAGTTGTAGATAAACGCGTAACGTTTAATTCCTTACCAGGTTGAGACTGTTGACGATTTCAGATGCATTTACTTCAGCAAAAATCCCAACACTTTCCGAATTAACGTGTAAATCCACATCAATGATAGTTCGTGCAaccaaacagaacaaaacaCAAGCAGCTCCGAAGAAGAAAATGCGAACCATTTCACTTCGATATAGGTAAACTGGTATTGAGAGTCTTGTAAACGATTTATATTAATGATGAACCGGTCAGCATATGAATCTATGCATATGTTGTTGGCAAGCAATCTTTTAACTGTTcgcgtgtgacgtcacagataCAGTTTCATCCAATCAGAGATCAACATACCATAATTGCGTAGAATATATCGAAGTTTGTAATTGGTCAATCCACGTTACACGTAGATACGAGAACGCGCGCCTACCCACAGGTATGTTGTATAGTGCATCTTTGGGCCAGAGATACATGCTGTGTACAAAGATCGCAGGCTACACAGTGTGCAGCGCGCGCGTATACACTCAATGATGAAGTCAGCTTCTTGTGTGCGCCAAAGATCTTGAGCACCTTGGCTCAAGACATTTGACTGTTACATAAATtgtattaatgaaaatattagaaatattttctttctgaaTAATAGGTAAGGTACACCTTAGCCTAAAGCCAAGTAAGTTTTTGCAGCAATGAAGTTCTCGATCCATTCGTCCTTACATCAGACCCAGGCAtacaatttcataatttttagcCACTTGGTGAAAAAAGTGAAATTGCTACAAATCCACTGTCTAAAATAAATTCCCAACGGACATGTTCTTGAATTACACCACACATCGTTACTCTGCAGACTAATGAAAGCAGCGCAAACATATTTTCTGATAATAAGCAATAATAATTTTCCCGGTACGTTTTAGGTACGCAAATAATGCAATTTTTAGACGGACGATTGCTACACCCGACTTATGTGTAGCctacatattttaatgtttactggCAAGAAATTCAAGTTTTTCCTTCTAACGGCACTGAATCCACCGTGGCATAAAGTTTGTATATAGCCTGAAGTTCGAGGCTTACATTCCTTTGTAGGAAGCAATGTAACTCTAAGCttaaatttgacctctgaaAAAATTAGATTTGATCGCTGTTGTATTACAAATATGTGGCTAAGTCCTTGCCACATACTTCATACATTTCACCGTTGGATATAGGCCAGACACAGAGCACCAGGACCGTCCATTGTTACCAGCTAGGCCTAGTGTGTAAATTTTTTAGTT
This window contains:
- the LOC139970752 gene encoding uncharacterized protein isoform X2; protein product: MAVKGKGYTLIQLQGCLVSVRWLDEKYFTQTQHRYTKYCMDSSGLDSDRKSKGNLSLTNLTNIDDEYSELESDHVTTGANTEHLLSSLVYCMIDQYHKVNHRVQRISREAFVDLHSWTKYIFDILSSAVDELLVFQREFISFVYQVFFGMLSYFEQIPTENSMDYQWNMTCPTTTKNDRLKDALSDLQMTTLLFVLTCGIIIQTVLHTYMRRLSNRNHDPNEHLPALYDNADGGIPKDKNIEQNRICRTVQLLPWGSTSFDTRALEENIGHKIRQRRFLHPTRYSPTITIDHGARSIKDVFRHESSSSVYTTSIVTTSSVLSSPTVTTSSRSSSPIVSSFSRLPPVLCHSSFFTVTPDVICGLNNRKRSAHNRPDEISTSTSASNHESTLGGTSTKYGGPNRNEARILVLPSVTDTTSRLSLSSSGSTSSLLSLSIISQEDYTAPSVDDVMAFDSLYSETEANEDPFEDDSYHLELLFPSSDDSLYSTIQENDIPRNNGAYAIDLPLEFDNFCTVSPPSSDSSSSLLSSSIISQEDYIAPSVDDVMAIDSLYSEAEVNEDPFEDDSYHLELLFPSSDDSLYSTIQENDIPRNNGAYAIDLPLEFDNFCTVSPPSSDSSSRLVSPSSSSSLLTQEDYVDPFADDIFASDRSNTQSQADESSPFDFEASWDSETDEDEVSHYGNPYHLELPFANSFGSAEFTQMYDIPHSHEPRRLDLPFGFENISTISSLSSSSSDITSSLASSSSTSSISSEDDVIDDVNNHDILMSSGGSTYQPTEYSSFEYSTGLTTDEDEDPFNDDSYHLELLFPSCDGSLDSAVIQANDVPNRNRACTLELPLATDYIIRPLRHNHIVETANRSNDLRTEITEQLTGTGSLPNGLRYPNLEETLFFLTITFIQNRFFN
- the LOC139970752 gene encoding uncharacterized protein isoform X1; this translates as MVRIFFFGAACVLFCLVARTIIDVDLHVNSESVGIFAEVNASEIVNSLNLFTQTQHRYTKYCMDSSGLDSDRKSKGNLSLTNLTNIDDEYSELESDHVTTGANTEHLLSSLVYCMIDQYHKVNHRVQRISREAFVDLHSWTKYIFDILSSAVDELLVFQREFISFVYQVFFGMLSYFEQIPTENSMDYQWNMTCPTTTKNDRLKDALSDLQMTTLLFVLTCGIIIQTVLHTYMRRLSNRNHDPNEHLPALYDNADGGIPKDKNIEQNRICRTVQLLPWGSTSFDTRALEENIGHKIRQRRFLHPTRYSPTITIDHGARSIKDVFRHESSSSVYTTSIVTTSSVLSSPTVTTSSRSSSPIVSSFSRLPPVLCHSSFFTVTPDVICGLNNRKRSAHNRPDEISTSTSASNHESTLGGTSTKYGGPNRNEARILVLPSVTDTTSRLSLSSSGSTSSLLSLSIISQEDYTAPSVDDVMAFDSLYSETEANEDPFEDDSYHLELLFPSSDDSLYSTIQENDIPRNNGAYAIDLPLEFDNFCTVSPPSSDSSSSLLSSSIISQEDYIAPSVDDVMAIDSLYSEAEVNEDPFEDDSYHLELLFPSSDDSLYSTIQENDIPRNNGAYAIDLPLEFDNFCTVSPPSSDSSSRLVSPSSSSSLLTQEDYVDPFADDIFASDRSNTQSQADESSPFDFEASWDSETDEDEVSHYGNPYHLELPFANSFGSAEFTQMYDIPHSHEPRRLDLPFGFENISTISSLSSSSSDITSSLASSSSTSSISSEDDVIDDVNNHDILMSSGGSTYQPTEYSSFEYSTGLTTDEDEDPFNDDSYHLELLFPSCDGSLDSAVIQANDVPNRNRACTLELPLATDYIIRPLRHNHIVETANRSNDLRTEITEQLTGTGSLPNGLRYPNLEETLFFLTITFIQNRFFN